The Novibacillus thermophilus genome segment CAGATTTCGGAAAAGAGTGAGCATCTTTTTTCAGTTCGCCGAGAAGGACTCCTACAATTCCGTGTTCATTGACAAGGGCGATATCCTCGGTGTGGGCGGGAAGAACGATCGTTTCCTCTGAGGCTTCGCGCATGCGGGAATGAGCTTCGACACTCCGGCGGAATGCCTCGTGTCGTATAGGGTGGTCGCCGCTCAAGAAGAAGCGGTCTCCGTAAAACAGGCCGACAGATAGATCCATCTGACGGTTTATGTTAGGCAACACGATCACGTCGATCGGCGTGTCTCCGAGGGGCAGGGTAGACTGTTCTTCCAACGGATGGCTCTCGCCCTGAAATCGTTCATCTGACGGCACATAGTACGGGCTCCCCGTCTTAGCTGCAAGTCTCGCCGCTCCTGACACGTGATCGCGGTGGAGGGTTGTGTCTACGACACATGAAATGTCGACACTTTCGGCGTGGGCCAAGCCCAAATAGTAGTCGATGTGGTACGAGGGGTCGACGATCATCGCTTCATCGCCTGATGTCACCATATACGACAGGCATCCCCGCGACAGGCGGTGGATTTGCCACACTTTCACCTGTTCATCGAAGCCGACAACTACTGGATGGTAGAATTGGTTCCATGCCAGATGCCCTCCAGCCAAATAACGGACTGTCCACCCTTTGTTCGCTATCCTTTCCGCATACTGCTGGCACGTATCGCTGTCGTGGCAGACGAGAAATATTTCTGCCCCGTCGGGAAAATCAGCGTTGGCGGGGGATTGTTCGCGCAGTTGGGTCAAACGTTCCCCTTGGAACAGCCACTGCCGCGGACGATGATGCGTCACTTCTTGAATCGCGATCATTTTGTTCCGTTTCATCTCACGGGACAGTTCTTCTACGCTTAAACTTTCAATCGTCATCGTGGTGGTTCACCTCAATTTGTCGATTGGTTTTCTCGAATTTTTAGTTAGTTTTCTCGAACGGCGTGGATTCATGCAACAAATCTAGATTTGTCGAATAGGGCAAGCCGCTCAAGGCATAAGGCTTAGTAAAGTTGACGAGATGGGGGCGAGGACGTTGATGAGGTTGAACCGCATTTCCATCGAACGGGTTTGGCCGGTGTTGGACACAGAAGTGCTCGCTTTTTCGGAATTGAGACAAGATGAGTTGTATCCGAGTATCCGCCCGAACCAAATTGTCTCTTACATTGAAGGGGCAGTTGAATTTGGCAGGCAGGCAGGAAAGGAGTATGAGTACAACGGCGATCTGGCGCCGCTGATGGAGCATATTGTGCGCAGTGACACGAGGGTGACCTTTGTCGATGAGCCAAAAAAGGACGGGGACAAACTGATCAGAGCCCAGTACATTCGCAAACCCGCCACGATACTCGTGTATCGCCCGTCGTTGGAACAGATGGACCATTTTTTCCTCAGGAGCGGATTTCACATACGGCAGGAAGATTTAATCGCCCTGCACGTGTGCCATGAGTGGTTCCACCATTTGGAAGACACCCGTTTCGGCCGAACGGACGACAAACTTCCGAAAATCGTTATGCGTAAAGTCGGGCCCGTCATGTTTAAACAGCCTGTGGAGAGTACACGGGAGATTGCGGCCCACGCCTTTACGCAGCAAGTCATAGGCCTTTCGTGGTATCCGCTGTTACTCGATCTGTTGATCGATTATTCGGAACGTAAGGTAAAGAAAGAGCAAATCAGGGACAGCTTTAACGGGCTTAAGCAGGAATTCAAACGGGCCGTCGAAGCAGATGTGACCGCTGTATAGCTGAGATGTTTCTTTTCTTTGTTAGAAGCCGGTTGACGGTTCCGGATTTTCAATGGGTTTGTGTCAGCGAGAATTTCATTTAAATAGGTGACAAAGCTGCTTTCAGCAATTTAGGAAGAAACTCTACATTCTCTACTCATTTTCGTTGTAATATTTATCTCCTTGCAGAGGGCGTTCCGGCAGGAAAAAGGTGCCGATTAAGCACAGTACGGCGAACACGAGGCCAACTTCAAACAACTGGTTGATCCCGGCTGTCAGGGACGCTTTTACGGCGTAGAGCAGTTGCTGGAACATCTCTTGTCCTGCTTCTCCGAAGGCGGCGAACTGATCGGCCATTTCCTGCTGCGCTTGTTGCGTCAACATAGTTTGTGGGTCGAACCGGGCCCAATCACCAGAGAGATCTTTCAGTTCGTCGGGCAATGTGACGTTCAAGCTGCTCTGGAATCCCCGGTTGAGAATCGATCCGAAGATCGGGGAGGCAATGACACCGCCCAAGGAGGAGACGAATTGCTGGGTGGCATTCACAGTTCCCATCATCCGGTAAGGGAAAGCGTTTTGCACCGCGATGTTCAACAGCGGCATGAGGGAACCGACTCCTAGTCCGAGGACGACCATGTTGACGATGACCGTCGGAAATTGCGTCTCAACGTCCATGTTCATCAACAAAAGAGAGCCGAGGACGATGAATGCTGCACTGACGTGGGACAAGGTGCGGTATTTCCCTGTCTTCGTCATGAGTTGCCCGGCAACCACACTGCCGATGATAAAACTGATCATCATCGGTGACATGACCAAACCGCTGTTTTGAGCGTTGAGCCCGATGACGCCTTGGATGAACAACGGGAGGAACATGATGCTGCCGAACATCGCCATGGAGACAAAAATGCCGAGAACGAGCGATGTGGTAAAGATGCGGTTTTTAAACAGAGAGGGAGTGATCACGGGATCGGACGCCTTCTGCTCAAACCAGATGAACAAAACTAAGACAGCTGTACCACTCCCGAATAGCACCCATATGACCGGGGACGTCCAAGTGTATTTCGTCCCGGCCCAAGTGAATCCCAATAAAACGGGGACGAGACCTGCGATGAGCAGAAGAGAGCCAAACCAATCTACCTTCGATTGCTCTTTGGCGCGCACTTTGGGCAGGGCCAATAGGACGCCGATTAAGGCGAGCATGCCGAACGGCAGGTTGATGTAAAACACCCAACGCCAGGAGAACGTTTCTGTGATCCACCCGCCAATGACGGGGCCGAGAATGCTGGACAGACCAAACACGGCGCCGATCACTCCCATCCAGCGTCCGCGTTCTTTCGGATTAAAAATATCACCGATTGTCGCCCGGGGCATACTCATCATCGCTCCAGCTCCGATTCCTTGTACTCCTCTGGCCAGCACTAATTCCAGCATCGAATGGGCTAGCCCGCAGGCTGCCGATCCGATCATAAACACGATAAGGCCGAAGACGTAAAACGGTTTTCGCCCGTACACATCGGACAATTTTCCGTAAATGGGAACCGTGACGGCGGAAGTGAGCATAAAGGCGCTAAACAACCACGCATAGAGCGAGAACCCTTGTAATTCTCCGACGATGGTCGGGATGGCAGTAGAGACGACCGTTTGGTTCATCGAGGAGAAGAACATTGTAAGGAGTACCGTGGCAAGAGCCCACCACTTGCGTTGTCCCGTAATCTGGTTCGTCGTTTGTACGTTGGACTTTATTATCTCTGTCGCCATGACATCCACTCCTCTTTCTTTTTAAAGGTCCAATATGTCGGCAATCTCTTTCCGGTATGGCTGCAGGGGCTCGATGCCGTCGAAATTGGCCAGCATCCCTTTAAAAATGTATCTTTCAGTACGGTCGCTTCTGACTTCTTTCAGCAAAAAGTTGAGTGTGGCAAGCAACTCTTCCCTCGTGTCTGCATCGAGATTGAGCTTGTTCACTTCTTTCTGCATCGTGCGCAACAGTTGGATGATCCGACGGTTATCCTGTAAAACAGGGTTGAACATGGATTTTGTTAGCAACGGGGTCTCGTTGTCCTTGATCATGCCGTGCACGATGTCGTCCAATCTCTTAACGATAAAGCGAGAAAGCTTTCCAGCATGGAGGTCAATTCCGTTTACAATCATTAATTTCATATAAGATTTGTGGATCCCTTGGAACAGATTCGATACGTCTGCTAAGTAAGGAG includes the following:
- a CDS encoding TetR/AcrR family transcriptional regulator, whose translation is MHAKKKSIIETAVKLFAKKGVDATTIQEIADISGISKGSFYLHFRSKEELVLSIFKHYTERLEQHMFSVQDEGVGPRETFIRQLQKQFEEIMRQKNVVIIQLREQYLYMNDDIEHFFKQKRLEREQWLHSSFLAMYGDPVSPYLADVSNLFQGIHKSYMKLMIVNGIDLHAGKLSRFIVKRLDDIVHGMIKDNETPLLTKSMFNPVLQDNRRIIQLLRTMQKEVNKLNLDADTREELLATLNFLLKEVRSDRTERYIFKGMLANFDGIEPLQPYRKEIADILDL
- a CDS encoding MDR family MFS transporter, with amino-acid sequence MATEIIKSNVQTTNQITGQRKWWALATVLLTMFFSSMNQTVVSTAIPTIVGELQGFSLYAWLFSAFMLTSAVTVPIYGKLSDVYGRKPFYVFGLIVFMIGSAACGLAHSMLELVLARGVQGIGAGAMMSMPRATIGDIFNPKERGRWMGVIGAVFGLSSILGPVIGGWITETFSWRWVFYINLPFGMLALIGVLLALPKVRAKEQSKVDWFGSLLLIAGLVPVLLGFTWAGTKYTWTSPVIWVLFGSGTAVLVLFIWFEQKASDPVITPSLFKNRIFTTSLVLGIFVSMAMFGSIMFLPLFIQGVIGLNAQNSGLVMSPMMISFIIGSVVAGQLMTKTGKYRTLSHVSAAFIVLGSLLLMNMDVETQFPTVIVNMVVLGLGVGSLMPLLNIAVQNAFPYRMMGTVNATQQFVSSLGGVIASPIFGSILNRGFQSSLNVTLPDELKDLSGDWARFDPQTMLTQQAQQEMADQFAAFGEAGQEMFQQLLYAVKASLTAGINQLFEVGLVFAVLCLIGTFFLPERPLQGDKYYNENE
- a CDS encoding MBL fold metallo-hydrolase — its product is MTIESLSVEELSREMKRNKMIAIQEVTHHRPRQWLFQGERLTQLREQSPANADFPDGAEIFLVCHDSDTCQQYAERIANKGWTVRYLAGGHLAWNQFYHPVVVGFDEQVKVWQIHRLSRGCLSYMVTSGDEAMIVDPSYHIDYYLGLAHAESVDISCVVDTTLHRDHVSGAARLAAKTGSPYYVPSDERFQGESHPLEEQSTLPLGDTPIDVIVLPNINRQMDLSVGLFYGDRFFLSGDHPIRHEAFRRSVEAHSRMREASEETIVLPAHTEDIALVNEHGIVGVLLGELKKDAHSFPKSGISIDVRKPEAVQDEIVKINLTQEKIDLGTANELEMGISR